One window of the Brevibacterium limosum genome contains the following:
- a CDS encoding cytochrome c oxidase assembly protein has translation MNDAADLVQQVPLWLRFDFTSASWIIAALSAVLCALYLAGTFRLWSQRRFWNPARVLSFVLGCVIAFLVATLGVNAAAPHSLTALMFQQITLMTMVPPLLLTGAPGVLLLRSMPHGRFGSFILRVGIGGLRSKWTSSLLHPAVPIVIALLAFPALYLSDAVSTFVSTRAGMDALLAMFLFGGILAAVPLWSVDPLPRVQSFPSRFIDIAIELQIHAVLGLTFLRIGRPIFDQYAVATNGIDPVYDQAVAGALLWTYAEMPLFLVLIICLARWFAQEQKSHKIKQSSEDAAMDSYNEYLLSLNDHDRLHKQH, from the coding sequence GTGAACGACGCTGCTGACTTGGTGCAACAGGTGCCGCTTTGGCTCCGTTTCGACTTCACTTCTGCGTCATGGATCATCGCTGCTCTTTCCGCGGTTCTGTGTGCGCTCTATCTGGCAGGTACATTCAGGCTGTGGTCTCAACGTCGATTTTGGAATCCGGCCCGCGTGCTTTCCTTTGTCTTGGGTTGCGTTATCGCATTCCTAGTAGCGACTTTGGGAGTGAACGCAGCTGCGCCGCATTCGCTGACCGCACTGATGTTTCAGCAGATCACCTTAATGACTATGGTCCCCCCGCTTCTGCTTACCGGAGCTCCCGGTGTGCTGCTCCTTCGGTCGATGCCACACGGTAGATTCGGCAGTTTCATCCTCCGGGTGGGGATCGGCGGCCTACGTTCGAAATGGACAAGCAGTTTGCTCCATCCCGCAGTGCCAATCGTTATAGCGCTTCTGGCATTTCCCGCTCTGTACCTGAGCGACGCGGTCAGCACATTCGTGTCGACGCGCGCTGGAATGGACGCTCTTCTGGCGATGTTCCTTTTCGGCGGAATCCTCGCCGCTGTTCCACTTTGGTCGGTTGATCCGCTGCCTCGAGTGCAATCCTTCCCCTCTCGATTCATTGACATTGCAATCGAACTTCAGATTCACGCCGTACTCGGACTGACCTTCCTGCGAATCGGACGGCCCATATTCGATCAGTATGCAGTGGCGACTAATGGAATCGATCCCGTGTACGACCAAGCAGTTGCTGGTGCGCTTCTGTGGACTTACGCCGAAATGCCATTGTTCCTTGTGCTGATTATCTGCCTGGCTCGCTGGTTTGCGCAGGAACAGAAATCACACAAAATCAAACAGTCCAGCGAGGACGCGGCAATGGATTCTTACAATGAGTATCTCTTGAGTCTGAACGATCATGACAGATTGCACAAGCAACACTGA
- the trpD gene encoding anthranilate phosphoribosyltransferase codes for MTDSKPMTTSAVQASEARTTVSAAAENWPDLLMALMHQQDLEGDQAAWAMDQIMSGKTPDVTMAAFLAAHHTKGETVEEIAGLVAAMMDHAVPLPGLEDSVDIVGTGGDRAKTANISSTAAMIISATGQRVVKHGNRATSSASGSADVLEALGVRFDITPEQTGQIAQEVGLAFCFANVFHPSMQFVAAVRRQINVPTAFNILGPLTNPARARHTAIGVADAQMAPLVVGTLAKRGHQAVVFRSRDGLDELSNTAVNDVWEVRHGEIEHTSFDALDLGIERATKEDLRGGGPNENAAITRAVLDGERSAVRDIVAINAAAALVAADDSAVGSFTERLAQKLETAVATIDNGGGADKLQQLIDVSHRVAETNRS; via the coding sequence ATGACCGATTCCAAGCCCATGACCACCTCGGCAGTCCAGGCTTCCGAGGCCCGCACCACGGTTTCTGCGGCCGCTGAGAACTGGCCGGATCTGCTCATGGCTCTCATGCATCAACAGGACCTCGAAGGTGACCAGGCAGCGTGGGCGATGGATCAGATCATGTCGGGCAAGACCCCTGATGTGACAATGGCCGCATTTCTCGCCGCGCACCACACGAAGGGCGAGACGGTCGAAGAGATCGCCGGCCTCGTGGCGGCGATGATGGACCACGCTGTTCCCCTGCCCGGGCTCGAAGACTCCGTCGATATCGTCGGCACCGGCGGCGACCGAGCGAAGACGGCGAACATCTCGTCGACGGCGGCGATGATCATCTCCGCGACGGGGCAGCGAGTCGTCAAACACGGCAACCGTGCGACATCCTCGGCGTCGGGATCGGCCGATGTGCTCGAGGCCCTCGGGGTGCGATTCGACATCACCCCCGAACAGACCGGTCAGATCGCCCAAGAGGTCGGATTGGCCTTCTGCTTCGCCAACGTCTTCCACCCGTCGATGCAGTTCGTCGCCGCGGTGCGGCGCCAGATCAACGTCCCCACCGCGTTCAACATCCTCGGCCCCCTGACGAACCCGGCACGGGCTCGGCACACGGCCATCGGCGTCGCCGATGCCCAGATGGCTCCGCTCGTCGTCGGCACCCTGGCCAAGCGCGGGCACCAAGCGGTGGTGTTCCGGTCACGTGACGGTCTCGACGAGTTGAGCAACACCGCAGTCAACGATGTCTGGGAAGTCCGGCACGGAGAGATCGAACACACATCGTTCGACGCTCTCGACCTCGGCATCGAGCGGGCGACGAAAGAGGATCTGCGCGGCGGCGGCCCGAATGAGAACGCTGCTATCACTCGCGCAGTCCTCGACGGCGAGCGATCCGCCGTGCGCGACATCGTGGCCATCAACGCCGCGGCGGCTCTCGTGGCCGCCGACGACTCGGCTGTGGGCTCCTTCACCGAGCGTTTGGCTCAGAAACTCGAGACTGCGGTGGCAACGATCGACAACGGGGGCGGTGCGGACAAGCTCCAGCAGCTCATCGACGTCTCACACAGGGTCGCTGAGACGAACCGCTCCTGA
- the ctaD gene encoding aa3-type cytochrome oxidase subunit I, whose translation MTATMNQAALDVPAVPRSKGRIIVDWITSTDHKTIGYMYLIGSFFFFCVGGVMALIIRLELFEPGMQIVETKEQYNQLFTMHGTLMLLMFATPLFAGFANVIMPLQIGAPDVAFPRLNAFAFWMFLFGSLVALSGFLTPQGAASFGWTAYAPLSNTTFTPGAGGNLWVLGLALQGFGTILGSVNFIATIITMRAPGMTMFRMPIFCWNVLITAILVLMAFQPLAAALLVLASDRILGSNVFSPGNGGPILWQHLFWFFGHPEVYIIALPFFGIVTEIFPVFSRKPVFGYKELVFATITIAALSVTVWAHHMYVTGVVALPFFAFMTMLIAIPTGVKFFNWIGTMWRGSITFETPIVWSIGFMATFLFGGLTGVILASPALDQQVSDTYFVVAHFHYVVFGTVVFAMFAGFYFWWPKWTGKMLNEKLGHIHFWMLFIGFHATFLVQHWLGADGMPRRYADYLPQDGFTWMNQVSTVGSLLLGLSMVPFFWNVWITHRNAPKVTVDDPWGYGGSLEWATSCPPPRHNFTSLPRIRSERPAFDLNHPELLEYSGNGHAEPQLTGDNAK comes from the coding sequence ATGACTGCCACGATGAATCAAGCGGCGCTTGACGTTCCGGCTGTGCCCCGGAGCAAGGGCCGGATCATCGTCGACTGGATCACGTCGACTGACCATAAGACGATCGGGTACATGTACCTCATCGGTTCGTTCTTCTTCTTCTGCGTCGGCGGGGTGATGGCGCTCATCATCCGCCTCGAGCTCTTTGAGCCCGGTATGCAGATCGTGGAAACCAAAGAACAGTACAACCAGCTGTTCACCATGCACGGCACCCTGATGCTTCTGATGTTCGCCACACCGCTGTTCGCCGGCTTCGCCAACGTCATCATGCCGTTGCAGATCGGCGCCCCGGATGTGGCGTTCCCACGCTTGAATGCCTTCGCATTCTGGATGTTCCTCTTCGGCAGCCTCGTGGCTCTCTCCGGGTTCCTCACGCCGCAGGGTGCGGCATCATTCGGCTGGACGGCCTATGCGCCCCTGAGCAATACGACCTTCACTCCAGGAGCCGGCGGCAACTTGTGGGTTCTCGGACTTGCGTTGCAAGGGTTCGGAACGATCCTCGGATCGGTCAACTTCATCGCCACTATCATTACGATGCGTGCTCCGGGTATGACGATGTTCCGCATGCCGATTTTCTGCTGGAACGTACTCATCACCGCGATTCTCGTGCTCATGGCTTTCCAGCCCCTGGCAGCCGCGTTGCTGGTGCTCGCTTCAGACAGGATTCTGGGATCGAATGTCTTCAGTCCCGGAAACGGTGGGCCGATACTTTGGCAGCACCTGTTCTGGTTCTTCGGCCACCCGGAGGTATACATCATCGCGTTGCCGTTCTTCGGTATCGTGACCGAAATCTTCCCGGTGTTCAGCCGAAAGCCGGTCTTCGGGTACAAGGAGCTCGTCTTCGCGACCATCACCATCGCGGCTCTTTCTGTGACAGTCTGGGCTCACCATATGTATGTCACAGGTGTTGTCGCATTGCCGTTCTTCGCCTTTATGACAATGCTTATCGCTATCCCGACAGGGGTGAAGTTCTTCAACTGGATCGGCACAATGTGGCGGGGTTCGATCACATTCGAAACTCCGATCGTGTGGTCTATCGGCTTCATGGCTACCTTCCTCTTCGGCGGACTCACCGGCGTCATTCTGGCGAGTCCTGCGCTCGACCAGCAGGTCTCCGACACCTATTTCGTCGTTGCTCACTTCCACTACGTCGTATTCGGCACCGTCGTGTTCGCGATGTTCGCAGGCTTCTACTTCTGGTGGCCGAAGTGGACGGGCAAAATGCTCAACGAAAAGCTTGGTCACATTCATTTCTGGATGCTGTTCATCGGATTCCACGCAACTTTCCTCGTGCAGCACTGGCTGGGCGCCGACGGTATGCCGCGTCGCTATGCCGATTACCTTCCGCAGGACGGCTTCACATGGATGAATCAGGTATCGACGGTCGGTTCGCTGCTGTTGGGTCTGTCTATGGTCCCATTCTTCTGGAATGTCTGGATCACCCATCGCAACGCTCCGAAGGTTACAGTCGATGATCCGTGGGGCTATGGCGGATCCCTGGAGTGGGCCACCTCTTGTCCGCCCCCGCGGCATAACTTCACCTCATTGCCCCGAATTCGTTCTGAACGGCCTGCCTTCGACCTCAATCACCCCGAGTTGCTTGAGTACAGCGGGAACGGTCATGCAGAACCCCAGCTCACAGGAGACAACGCCAAATGA
- a CDS encoding DEDD exonuclease domain-containing protein translates to MTVPFDRAPSALHNTQLSFDSLGTPLSDVTFVIVDLETTGTRAGQSEITEIGAVKTRGGEVIGEFQSLIKPEHSVISPFVARLTGITHAMVDDAPPISSVLPSFLEFSVGAVLVAHNAPFDIGFLRSACERLDYHWPAPTVLDTVTLARRVVGRDEVRNHKLSTLAAHFGTQVEPDHRALSDARATGELLHHLFERFGGYGVTTLEELSTVRQSGWAKRQAKSHLAKDVPPEPGVYMFLDGTRRVLYIGKSGNMARRVRGYFNASENRGRMAEMITAAQEVSCLPCAHALEAEVREIRLIGELAPPYNRRSKNPERNSWIVLSDELFPRLSVVRANSALERSPAPPLGPFRSRKSAQAVKELLDTLYPVKRCTATITQRSLGEHRPCVSAQVGQCGGPCAGITDVDDYRSSIRELFALLGGDLSSLQRLAAERMQRLSGEARFETAAEVRDAMRSAVSIAARAEQVTALRRVPELIAAAPGFDSGWDLAIIRHGKLAGAGHVSTRQAMGDSLSALHSTAEWVPAPGALPQETDSLAEESRLLAGWLETAELVSVTPSDGHGWSLPRQGATSHAHSSGAVRLSDPV, encoded by the coding sequence ATGACCGTCCCCTTCGACCGCGCACCCAGCGCACTGCACAACACTCAGCTGTCCTTCGACAGCCTCGGAACTCCCCTGTCCGACGTCACCTTCGTCATCGTCGACCTCGAAACGACAGGCACCCGAGCCGGGCAGTCGGAGATCACCGAGATCGGCGCGGTCAAGACTCGCGGCGGCGAGGTCATCGGCGAGTTCCAGTCCCTAATCAAGCCGGAACACTCCGTGATCAGCCCGTTCGTGGCCCGGCTCACCGGCATCACTCATGCGATGGTCGATGACGCACCCCCGATCAGCTCGGTTCTGCCGAGTTTCCTGGAATTCTCCGTCGGTGCGGTGCTGGTGGCACACAATGCGCCCTTCGACATCGGATTCCTCCGCTCGGCCTGCGAACGCCTCGACTACCACTGGCCGGCGCCCACGGTCCTCGATACCGTCACGCTGGCCCGGCGCGTCGTCGGCCGCGACGAAGTGCGCAACCACAAACTCTCGACGCTCGCCGCTCATTTCGGCACCCAGGTCGAGCCCGATCACCGTGCGCTCTCCGATGCTCGTGCCACCGGCGAGCTCCTCCACCACCTGTTCGAACGATTCGGCGGCTACGGTGTGACGACGCTGGAGGAGCTGTCGACCGTCAGACAGTCGGGGTGGGCGAAGCGTCAGGCGAAATCCCATTTGGCCAAGGACGTTCCCCCGGAGCCCGGCGTCTACATGTTCCTCGATGGCACTCGCCGGGTGCTCTACATCGGCAAGTCCGGAAATATGGCCAGGCGGGTGCGCGGGTACTTCAACGCCTCGGAGAACCGTGGCCGCATGGCCGAGATGATCACCGCGGCACAGGAGGTCAGCTGTCTGCCCTGCGCCCACGCGCTGGAAGCCGAAGTCCGCGAGATTCGTCTCATCGGAGAGCTGGCGCCGCCGTACAACCGACGGTCGAAGAACCCGGAACGCAATTCGTGGATCGTGCTGAGCGATGAGCTCTTCCCCCGACTGTCGGTGGTTCGGGCGAACTCGGCGCTCGAACGCTCACCCGCCCCGCCGCTGGGACCGTTCCGGTCACGGAAGTCGGCGCAGGCCGTCAAGGAACTCCTCGACACCCTCTACCCGGTCAAGAGGTGCACGGCAACGATCACGCAGCGCAGCCTCGGCGAACATCGTCCCTGTGTGAGTGCGCAGGTGGGTCAGTGCGGCGGTCCCTGCGCTGGGATCACCGATGTCGATGACTATCGGAGTTCGATCCGCGAACTCTTCGCCCTGCTCGGTGGGGACCTGTCCTCACTCCAGCGCTTGGCCGCTGAGCGGATGCAGCGACTGTCCGGAGAGGCCCGGTTCGAAACGGCCGCCGAGGTCCGTGACGCAATGCGTTCGGCGGTGTCCATCGCGGCACGGGCCGAACAGGTCACAGCCCTGCGGAGAGTTCCCGAACTGATTGCGGCGGCCCCCGGTTTCGACTCCGGCTGGGACCTGGCGATCATCCGCCACGGGAAACTCGCCGGTGCCGGCCATGTGTCGACCAGGCAGGCCATGGGAGATTCCCTGTCGGCGCTGCATTCGACGGCCGAATGGGTCCCTGCCCCCGGAGCGCTGCCGCAGGAGACGGACTCGCTAGCGGAGGAGTCGCGACTGCTGGCCGGCTGGCTGGAGACCGCCGAGCTCGTCTCCGTGACTCCCTCAGACGGTCATGGCTGGTCGCTGCCCCGGCAGGGAGCGACCAGCCACGCTCACAGCTCAGGAGCGGTTCGTCTCAGCGACCCTGTGTGA
- a CDS encoding cytochrome c oxidase subunit 4 codes for MKSSIYVFNICGLFFIAVGIFYGVFTDFTELVGFPALLLVGLMALMIGVYLWLTDRRVGRQPQDNDDAEISEADADYGFFSPWSWWPIVSAGAAAVSFYGIAMGWWIFPFGVVLGIVALVGLTYEHDRGDFAH; via the coding sequence ATGAAGTCATCGATCTACGTCTTCAACATCTGCGGTCTGTTCTTCATCGCGGTCGGGATCTTCTACGGCGTCTTCACCGACTTCACCGAACTCGTCGGATTCCCGGCGCTGCTCCTCGTCGGTCTGATGGCCCTGATGATCGGTGTCTACCTCTGGTTGACGGACCGTCGCGTCGGGCGCCAGCCTCAGGACAACGACGACGCCGAGATCTCCGAGGCCGACGCCGACTACGGGTTCTTCAGCCCGTGGAGCTGGTGGCCGATCGTCAGCGCGGGAGCTGCCGCCGTCTCGTTCTACGGAATCGCGATGGGCTGGTGGATCTTCCCGTTCGGTGTCGTGCTCGGCATCGTCGCGCTTGTCGGTCTCACCTACGAACATGACCGCGGTGACTTCGCTCACTGA
- the qcrC gene encoding cytochrome bc1 complex diheme cytochrome c subunit, whose protein sequence is MKLLADRRRHPMALVALLLVGLLLTGGAYALFTQTSSAKADTASASEVEEGKKLFLANCATCHGLNAEGSKAGPGLIGVGAAAVDFQVGTGRMPLQANGPQARVKEPQFDEEQTAQLAAYVASLGPGPAVPEDEYLDASKGDPAAGGGLFRTNCAMCHNVVGSGGALTRGKYAPNLSEVSEKYLYEAMQTGPQNMPIFNDANLTPEDKRDVIAYVREVSDNPSPGGFKLGSLGPVAEGLFIWFFGLAAVIGLTVWLSSRAK, encoded by the coding sequence GTGAAGCTATTAGCAGATCGCCGCAGACACCCTATGGCGCTGGTCGCGCTGCTGCTCGTGGGGCTGCTGCTGACCGGCGGCGCCTATGCACTTTTTACACAGACCTCGAGCGCCAAGGCGGACACAGCCAGTGCCTCTGAGGTTGAAGAAGGCAAGAAGCTCTTCCTGGCGAATTGCGCAACCTGTCATGGACTGAACGCCGAAGGGTCGAAGGCCGGCCCCGGACTCATCGGCGTCGGCGCCGCTGCTGTGGACTTCCAGGTCGGCACCGGACGCATGCCGCTGCAGGCCAACGGACCGCAGGCTCGTGTCAAGGAACCGCAGTTCGACGAAGAGCAGACTGCTCAGCTCGCCGCTTATGTTGCTTCGCTCGGCCCCGGGCCGGCAGTCCCGGAAGACGAGTACCTTGATGCTTCGAAGGGTGACCCCGCTGCCGGCGGCGGTCTGTTCCGCACCAACTGCGCCATGTGCCACAACGTAGTCGGCTCCGGCGGTGCACTGACCCGCGGCAAGTACGCACCGAATCTGTCCGAAGTCTCTGAGAAGTACCTCTACGAAGCGATGCAGACCGGCCCGCAGAACATGCCGATCTTCAACGATGCGAACCTGACTCCTGAAGACAAGCGCGATGTCATCGCTTACGTCCGGGAAGTCTCGGACAACCCCTCCCCCGGCGGATTCAAGCTCGGATCACTGGGTCCAGTCGCAGAGGGCCTGTTCATATGGTTCTTCGGACTTGCTGCCGTCATCGGCCTGACAGTGTGGCTGTCATCCAGAGCCAAGTGA
- a CDS encoding DDE-type integrase/transposase/recombinase, with translation MHASAGWVYFAFVTDMFDREIVGWQESRSVHTESAPDALQKGIYQSRGPSGDLCGLVQHSDRGGQYRAIRHDDALTEQLAVASAGSRGDSDDSVLRSLELAV, from the coding sequence GTGCACGCATCCGCCGGGTGGGTCTACTTCGCGTTCGTCACCGACATGTTCGATCGCGAGATCGTCGGCTGGCAGGAATCGAGGTCAGTGCACACCGAGTCGGCTCCTGATGCCCTGCAGAAGGGGATCTATCAGAGTCGAGGTCCCAGTGGCGACCTGTGCGGGCTGGTACAGCACTCGGATCGCGGAGGCCAGTATCGGGCAATCCGCCATGACGATGCCCTGACCGAACAACTCGCCGTCGCGTCTGCCGGATCGAGGGGCGATTCAGACGATAGCGTCTTGCGAAGCCTCGAACTCGCTGTATAG
- the qcrA gene encoding cytochrome bc1 complex Rieske iron-sulfur subunit, giving the protein MTSKEHSGGGSQLEELNGFTNPGLPEHKPRLADSDPRAEKIAERQVAAWFILSMIGTIWFIVAYFLFTPGESMQSIRLHNMFVGLGAAVAMFSIGFGAVLWAKNLMSDHEGIDERHDIGGSEEDQAIALEILHQAKEESGIARRPLLRNTLIAALAIAPLPAVLVFRDLGPLPGDKMFNTLWQKGTRLIRDVGGIPSVDSERPIKADEVTIGSAYHVLPSGIGDEEAAEHPLNEKAKAAVLLMRIDPKQLKEDPDRKDWSHDGIVAYSKICTHVGCPVALYEHQTHHLLCPCHQSTFDVTEHCKVIFGPAKRPLPQLPITVDSEGYLVAQSDFPEPVGPTFWEINNR; this is encoded by the coding sequence ATGACCTCGAAAGAGCACTCCGGCGGCGGCAGCCAGCTCGAGGAGTTGAACGGGTTCACTAACCCTGGGTTGCCCGAGCACAAACCGCGCCTTGCCGACTCGGATCCTCGCGCCGAGAAGATCGCCGAACGACAGGTGGCAGCCTGGTTCATCCTTTCGATGATCGGAACCATCTGGTTCATCGTGGCGTACTTCCTGTTCACCCCCGGCGAATCGATGCAGAGCATCCGCCTCCACAACATGTTCGTCGGTCTAGGTGCCGCTGTCGCGATGTTCTCCATCGGATTCGGTGCCGTGCTCTGGGCCAAGAATCTCATGAGCGATCACGAGGGCATCGACGAACGCCACGACATCGGCGGCAGCGAAGAGGACCAAGCTATTGCGCTCGAGATCCTCCACCAAGCCAAGGAGGAGTCTGGCATCGCCCGTCGTCCCCTGCTGCGCAACACGCTCATCGCCGCACTGGCGATCGCACCGCTGCCCGCGGTCCTCGTCTTCCGAGACTTGGGTCCGCTGCCGGGCGACAAGATGTTCAACACGCTGTGGCAGAAGGGCACACGCCTCATTCGTGATGTCGGCGGAATCCCTTCGGTTGACTCGGAGCGCCCGATCAAGGCAGACGAAGTCACGATCGGTTCGGCCTACCACGTCCTGCCTTCGGGCATCGGCGATGAGGAGGCGGCCGAGCACCCGCTGAACGAGAAGGCCAAAGCCGCTGTGCTGCTCATGCGCATCGATCCCAAGCAGCTCAAAGAAGATCCGGACCGCAAGGACTGGTCGCACGACGGAATCGTCGCCTACTCGAAGATCTGCACGCATGTCGGTTGCCCGGTGGCACTGTACGAGCACCAAACGCACCACCTTCTGTGCCCCTGCCACCAGTCGACGTTTGACGTGACGGAACACTGCAAGGTCATCTTCGGACCGGCCAAACGACCGCTTCCTCAGCTGCCTATCACAGTGGACAGCGAAGGCTACCTGGTTGCCCAGTCGGACTTCCCTGAGCCTGTCGGACCTACGTTCTGGGAGATCAACAACCGATGA
- the qcrB gene encoding cytochrome bc1 complex cytochrome b subunit, with product MRTTQPTTTIGKAASFAESRVGASVLVREFGRKIFPSHWSFMLGEVALYSFIIVVLSGTFLTFFFQPAMGELRYEGPWLPLRGVEISEAYDSTLAISLEIRGGLFIRQMHHWGALLFVAALSVHMLRVFFTGAFRRPRELNWIVGVLLVIMGMAAGFTGYSLPDDLLSGNGLRIIDGILKSLPLVGTYISFFLFGGEFPGIDIVARLYTLHIMIVPALLIALIGIHLMFVVVHKHTQYPGAGNTEKNVVGEPVLPTFAAKGGGFFFLIFGLLSLISALFTINPIWNYGPYDPSPVSAGTQPDWYIGWADGFLRIVPGWFEFYIFGWPISLNINSAVIVMGGVFAVMFIYPFFEAWLQKDHREHHILDRPRNNPTRTAIGVAGIIFYCNMWAAASGDIIAVFFQMSLNDMIYIFRFLFFFGPIIGYIITKRMCLALQRKDREIALHGRETAQIIRLPHGEFLERHEALPPHKLWKLTAFESPSYIPAEPNAEGKITGTEKLRARLSRFFFEDRVAPVTKQELEAPHHNNAALEGSDNKQLGH from the coding sequence ATGAGAACTACTCAGCCAACCACCACCATCGGGAAGGCCGCAAGCTTCGCCGAATCCCGCGTCGGGGCATCGGTCCTCGTCCGCGAGTTCGGTCGCAAGATCTTCCCTTCTCACTGGTCATTCATGCTCGGCGAGGTCGCTCTATACAGCTTCATCATCGTCGTATTGTCCGGAACGTTCCTTACGTTCTTCTTTCAGCCCGCCATGGGCGAGCTGCGCTACGAAGGACCTTGGCTTCCGCTACGGGGTGTCGAGATCTCCGAGGCCTACGATTCCACGCTAGCGATCTCATTGGAGATACGCGGTGGTCTGTTCATCCGACAGATGCACCACTGGGGCGCCCTGTTGTTCGTCGCTGCATTGAGCGTTCATATGCTTCGCGTGTTCTTCACTGGAGCATTCCGCCGTCCTCGCGAACTCAACTGGATCGTCGGTGTTCTGCTCGTCATCATGGGTATGGCTGCCGGCTTCACCGGATATTCTCTCCCTGATGATCTCCTATCCGGCAACGGCCTACGAATCATCGACGGCATCCTCAAGTCGCTGCCGCTCGTCGGAACCTACATCTCGTTCTTCCTCTTCGGCGGCGAGTTCCCGGGCATCGACATCGTGGCCCGTCTGTACACCCTGCACATCATGATCGTGCCGGCCCTGCTGATCGCTCTCATCGGCATACACCTGATGTTCGTTGTCGTGCACAAACACACCCAGTACCCGGGAGCGGGAAACACCGAGAAGAATGTGGTCGGAGAACCGGTCCTGCCTACCTTCGCGGCGAAGGGTGGAGGATTCTTCTTCCTCATCTTCGGTCTGCTCTCGCTTATCTCGGCTCTGTTCACGATCAACCCGATCTGGAACTACGGTCCCTACGACCCTTCACCGGTCTCGGCCGGCACCCAACCTGACTGGTACATCGGTTGGGCGGACGGATTCCTTCGTATCGTTCCGGGCTGGTTCGAGTTCTATATCTTCGGATGGCCGATCTCGCTCAACATCAACAGCGCCGTGATCGTCATGGGCGGCGTGTTCGCAGTCATGTTCATCTACCCGTTCTTCGAGGCATGGCTGCAGAAGGATCATCGGGAACACCACATCCTCGATCGTCCCCGTAACAATCCAACTCGTACCGCCATCGGCGTTGCAGGAATCATCTTCTACTGCAACATGTGGGCGGCTGCATCGGGTGACATCATTGCAGTGTTCTTTCAGATGTCGCTCAACGACATGATCTACATCTTCCGATTCCTATTCTTCTTCGGACCGATCATCGGTTACATCATTACCAAACGTATGTGTCTCGCGCTTCAGCGCAAGGACCGTGAGATCGCTCTGCACGGACGGGAGACAGCCCAGATCATTCGTCTGCCCCACGGTGAGTTCCTTGAACGCCACGAGGCTCTTCCTCCGCATAAACTGTGGAAGCTTACGGCGTTCGAATCTCCGAGTTACATCCCTGCGGAGCCGAATGCAGAGGGCAAGATCACTGGAACAGAGAAGCTGCGTGCGCGACTCTCTCGGTTCTTCTTTGAAGACCGTGTGGCTCCGGTGACGAAGCAGGAGCTCGAAGCTCCTCACCACAACAACGCTGCCCTCGAGGGTTCGGACAACAAACAGCTCGGACACTGA
- the ctaE gene encoding aa3-type cytochrome oxidase subunit III, with translation MKTHPETGNNGGVSTATASQTAPAHPVVNRPNVTTVGFIVFLASDLMFFAALFAMYFTLRSVVPELWEARTPVLNIPYALGNTLILVSSSFTCQIGVFAAERFRPRRTGSLFNIAKWGMIEWFYLTFALGAIFVSGQVMEYATLVSEGISISSDGYGSVFYLTTGFHGIHVTIGLICFLLVIGRAYGAKKFGQHEATFAICVSYYWHFVDVVWIGLFGIIYLLQ, from the coding sequence ATGAAAACTCACCCCGAGACGGGTAATAATGGGGGTGTGTCAACTGCCACTGCATCTCAAACAGCGCCAGCACATCCGGTTGTCAATCGTCCGAATGTGACCACGGTGGGCTTCATCGTGTTCCTCGCGAGCGACCTGATGTTCTTTGCCGCGCTCTTCGCCATGTACTTCACCCTCCGGTCAGTCGTTCCGGAGCTGTGGGAAGCGAGGACTCCCGTCCTCAACATTCCCTATGCTCTCGGCAACACGTTGATCCTGGTCTCGTCATCGTTCACCTGTCAGATAGGTGTGTTCGCAGCCGAGCGGTTCCGCCCTCGACGAACCGGGTCCCTGTTCAATATCGCCAAATGGGGAATGATCGAGTGGTTCTACCTCACCTTCGCTCTGGGTGCGATCTTCGTCTCGGGCCAGGTCATGGAGTACGCGACCCTTGTCAGCGAAGGCATCTCAATCAGCTCTGACGGTTATGGTTCCGTCTTCTACCTCACCACGGGCTTCCACGGCATTCACGTGACCATCGGACTCATCTGCTTCCTGCTCGTCATCGGACGTGCCTACGGAGCCAAGAAGTTCGGTCAGCATGAAGCCACATTCGCAATCTGCGTGTCCTACTACTGGCACTTCGTTGATGTCGTCTGGATCGGTCTGTTCGGCATCATCTACCTGCTCCAGTAG